One window of the Paraburkholderia sp. PGU19 genome contains the following:
- a CDS encoding metallopeptidase TldD-related protein — MHDNHSSASRTHFLTLANEIEQRLTANEIALTSFSAEQSDFIRFNEGKVRQSGHVSQASITLRLIDGQRQAYSTFTLCGDTGTDTHAIAQTLTALREGLRDAPDDPHLLFDTTVWSETTQRAGTLPSPDTLPLIVAQCALGLDFVGFYAGGTMARGFASSLGSRGWYEVENFNISWSLYDASGRAIRSHYAGDNWSDAVFAGKVEEAAARLPVLSRGPRMLTPGRYRTYFAPAALRELLETASFSAFSARTQATARNEFYRLNIGEVALDPRVTLTEDLTLDITPRFNDDAYQRQSVPLIEAGRAVAQLTNARTAREYALTPNGATASETPSALSMQGGDLAQADVLRALDTGLYIGNLWYVNFSDRMNCRMTGMTRFATFWVEQGRIVAPVDAMRFDDSLYRLLGSELERIGAEPELLLNDWTWGERATGGMNLPGLLVRSFDLTL; from the coding sequence ATGCATGACAACCATTCATCCGCTTCTCGCACGCATTTCTTGACGCTCGCGAACGAGATCGAACAGCGGCTAACGGCGAATGAGATCGCGCTGACGTCGTTTTCCGCCGAGCAGTCCGACTTCATCCGCTTCAACGAAGGCAAGGTGCGCCAGTCGGGCCACGTATCGCAAGCCAGTATCACGTTGCGACTGATCGACGGACAACGTCAGGCCTATTCGACCTTCACGCTATGCGGCGACACCGGCACGGACACCCACGCGATCGCTCAGACGCTGACGGCATTGCGCGAAGGCCTGCGCGATGCGCCCGACGATCCGCATCTTCTGTTCGACACGACGGTCTGGTCGGAAACGACGCAACGCGCAGGCACGTTGCCTTCGCCCGATACGTTGCCGCTCATCGTCGCGCAGTGTGCACTCGGACTCGACTTCGTCGGCTTCTATGCGGGCGGCACGATGGCGCGCGGTTTTGCTTCGTCGCTCGGCAGCCGTGGCTGGTATGAAGTCGAGAACTTCAATATCAGCTGGTCGCTGTACGACGCGAGCGGCCGCGCAATCAGGAGCCACTATGCGGGCGACAACTGGAGCGATGCCGTATTTGCAGGCAAGGTGGAAGAGGCCGCTGCGCGTTTGCCTGTGCTATCCCGCGGGCCGCGCATGCTGACGCCGGGCCGCTACCGCACCTACTTCGCGCCCGCTGCGTTGCGCGAGTTGCTGGAGACGGCCTCGTTCAGCGCCTTCTCCGCGCGCACACAAGCGACGGCGCGCAACGAGTTCTATCGTCTGAACATCGGCGAAGTTGCGCTCGATCCGCGCGTCACGCTGACGGAAGATCTCACGCTCGACATCACACCGCGCTTCAACGACGACGCCTATCAGAGGCAGAGCGTTCCACTCATCGAAGCAGGGCGCGCCGTTGCCCAGTTGACCAACGCCCGCACGGCCCGCGAATACGCGCTCACACCGAATGGCGCGACGGCGAGCGAAACACCGTCCGCGCTGTCGATGCAAGGTGGCGATCTCGCGCAAGCCGATGTACTGCGCGCGCTCGACACGGGTCTCTATATCGGCAACCTCTGGTACGTGAACTTCTCGGACCGGATGAACTGCCGGATGACGGGGATGACGCGCTTCGCGACCTTCTGGGTCGAGCAGGGCCGCATCGTTGCGCCTGTCGATGCGATGCGCTTCGACGACAGCCTGTACCGGCTACTCGGCAGCGAACTGGAGCGCATCGGCGCAGAGCCCGAACTGCTCCTGAACGACTGGACATGGGGTGAGCGCGCGACGGGCGGCATGAATCTGCCGGGTCTGCTCGTACGCTCCTTCGATCTGACCTTATGA
- a CDS encoding DUF1349 domain-containing protein, translating into MFEQCEWFNEPSTWSLEGDTLNVMTDPKTDFWRNTHYGFTRDSGHCFGVRTQGDFTAQVRVRGQFHALYDQAGLMVRIDESTWLKAGVEFTDGILMMSSVLTVGQSDWAIGAPIAATDGFWMRATVAQGVLRVQYSIDGTTWPLLRLAPFPLAAHYFVGPVCCTPERGGLNVEFSRFTAGVPLQKDLHDLS; encoded by the coding sequence GTGTTCGAACAATGCGAATGGTTTAATGAGCCGTCAACATGGTCACTCGAGGGCGACACGCTCAACGTCATGACCGATCCGAAAACCGACTTCTGGCGCAACACGCACTACGGCTTCACGCGCGATTCGGGTCATTGCTTCGGAGTCCGCACGCAAGGCGATTTCACCGCGCAGGTGCGCGTGCGCGGGCAGTTTCATGCGCTCTACGATCAGGCGGGATTGATGGTGCGCATCGACGAGTCGACTTGGCTGAAGGCGGGTGTCGAATTCACCGACGGCATATTGATGATGAGCAGCGTATTGACGGTCGGCCAGTCGGACTGGGCCATCGGTGCGCCCATCGCGGCGACGGATGGCTTCTGGATGCGCGCAACCGTCGCGCAAGGCGTGCTGCGGGTGCAGTATTCAATCGACGGAACGACGTGGCCTCTGTTGCGGCTTGCGCCTTTTCCTTTGGCCGCGCACTACTTCGTTGGCCCCGTGTGCTGCACGCCTGAACGCGGCGGATTGAATGTCGAGTTCTCCCGCTTCACGGCAGGCGTACCGTTGCAGAAGGATCTGCACGATCTGAGTTGA
- a CDS encoding catalase family peroxidase — MNSKSRASTARCMPCRFAAIGAAVVALAGTFAYAAGWLTPSRLTTYRIINQFQANSGPHPGYRRNHAKGLCVEGYFDSNGNAASISRAQVFTPGRTPVIGRFAIPGGNPSAPDASVPVRSFALRFTQRDGEQWRTAMNSTPVFAVHTPEQFYQQLVAAQPDSKTGKPDPAKLKAFYASHPETQPFQQWVKTHPASSSLGNAAYYSINAFRFTDASGQERAVRWSVEPEAPFAPVDPQEKNDPDFLSQQLDEQLKHGNVRWHLIVTVANAGDPTNDATLQWPTDRQRIDAGTVVIEHSAPQADGVCRDVNFDPTVLPDGIKPSDDPLLAARSAAYAVSYQRRTREEALHHAPATSQP, encoded by the coding sequence ATGAATTCAAAGTCCCGAGCGTCGACGGCCCGCTGCATGCCATGCCGCTTCGCCGCGATCGGCGCAGCGGTAGTCGCGCTCGCTGGCACTTTCGCGTATGCGGCCGGCTGGCTCACGCCTTCACGCCTCACGACGTATCGCATCATCAACCAGTTCCAGGCGAATAGCGGCCCGCACCCGGGCTATCGCCGAAATCACGCGAAAGGGCTCTGTGTAGAGGGCTATTTCGACAGCAACGGCAATGCGGCGTCGATATCGCGCGCGCAGGTTTTCACTCCGGGCCGCACGCCCGTCATCGGCCGCTTTGCGATTCCCGGTGGTAATCCATCAGCGCCCGACGCCAGCGTGCCGGTTCGCAGCTTCGCACTACGCTTCACACAACGCGATGGCGAGCAATGGCGCACAGCCATGAATTCGACGCCCGTGTTCGCCGTGCATACGCCCGAGCAGTTTTATCAGCAACTCGTCGCTGCACAGCCGGATTCGAAGACGGGCAAGCCGGATCCCGCGAAGCTGAAGGCGTTTTATGCATCGCACCCCGAAACGCAGCCGTTTCAGCAATGGGTGAAAACGCATCCGGCATCGTCCAGTTTGGGCAATGCCGCGTACTACAGCATCAACGCGTTCCGCTTTACCGACGCGAGTGGCCAGGAGCGCGCGGTGCGCTGGTCCGTGGAGCCGGAAGCGCCATTTGCGCCCGTCGACCCGCAAGAGAAGAACGATCCCGACTTTCTGTCGCAACAACTCGACGAACAACTGAAGCACGGCAACGTGCGCTGGCATCTGATCGTGACGGTGGCGAACGCCGGCGACCCCACCAACGACGCGACGCTGCAATGGCCCACTGACCGGCAACGCATCGACGCAGGCACCGTCGTGATCGAACACAGTGCGCCGCAAGCGGATGGCGTGTGCCGCGACGTGAACTTCGATCCGACTGTATTGCCCGACGGCATCAAGCCTTCTGACGATCCACTGCTCGCGGCGCGCTCGGCGGCCTATGCCGTGTCGTATCAGCGGCGCACACGGGAAGAAGCGCTGCATCACGCGCCCGCTACTTCGCAACCCTGA
- a CDS encoding cytochrome b translates to MTNTSRHFSPLARLLHWMMAVLILAMLFIGVAMVATVSHAHATLIALHRPLGVALLVLALIRVAVRLKNGSPALPGDMPALQRFGASASHLVLYGLFIAMPLIGWAMLSAGGYPVMLFGAWHLPAIVPQNVDLFALLRAMHTWLALALFATVLAHIAAALYHALIRRDGVFSSMARGGR, encoded by the coding sequence ATGACGAACACCTCTCGCCATTTCTCTCCGCTCGCGCGCCTGTTGCACTGGATGATGGCTGTGCTGATTCTCGCGATGCTATTCATCGGCGTCGCGATGGTCGCGACCGTCTCGCACGCGCATGCGACGCTGATCGCACTGCATCGGCCGCTTGGCGTCGCGTTGCTCGTGCTCGCCCTGATTCGCGTCGCCGTGCGCTTGAAGAACGGCAGCCCCGCACTGCCCGGCGATATGCCCGCATTGCAGCGCTTCGGAGCCAGCGCATCGCATCTCGTGCTGTATGGGTTATTCATCGCGATGCCGTTGATCGGTTGGGCGATGCTCTCGGCAGGCGGCTATCCCGTCATGTTGTTCGGCGCCTGGCATCTGCCCGCCATCGTGCCGCAAAACGTGGATCTGTTCGCGCTGTTGCGCGCGATGCATACGTGGCTCGCATTGGCGCTGTTCGCGACTGTGCTCGCGCATATCGCGGCAGCCCTCTATCATGCCCTCATTCGCCGCGACGGCGTATTCTCTAGCATGGCTCGCGGCGGACGCTAG
- a CDS encoding DUF1330 domain-containing protein, whose amino-acid sequence MSTFAVAHLHEVKMGVEIVEYLKRIDATLAPYCGHFVLHGGRCERLEGNWRGDLVAIEFPNRDLARAWYRSAAYQAILPLRTDNSIGDVILIDAVPASHVATDVLCG is encoded by the coding sequence ATGTCAACGTTTGCTGTCGCGCACCTGCATGAAGTGAAGATGGGTGTGGAGATCGTCGAGTACCTGAAGCGCATCGACGCGACGCTTGCGCCCTATTGCGGCCATTTCGTGCTGCATGGCGGCCGTTGTGAACGGCTCGAAGGCAACTGGCGCGGCGACCTGGTCGCCATTGAGTTTCCGAATCGCGATCTCGCGCGCGCATGGTACCGATCCGCCGCCTATCAGGCAATCCTGCCGCTGCGCACGGACAATTCGATCGGCGATGTGATTCTGATCGACGCGGTGCCGGCCTCGCACGTCGCGACGGATGTGTTGTGCGGGTAA
- a CDS encoding EAL domain-containing protein, whose translation MDARHATAADREDDDARATTRTNNTMHTPRLMNQLEQRVSEGLLAGEFRLAFQGIYDVQTGKLARVEALIRWMHPDYGMLLPDAFLVALDHPLVALQLTYHVIDGACRAVAHAQRQGQRVCPIAVNVPPRVVADEHFPATVMQIARLHGVEPDLLELELVETEDSTRLLAAPPLTKPLREAGMRLAIDDFGTGYSSLALLSTIDVDTVKVAREMLDGVPDCPRASAVASGVLSMLERLNVAVVVEGVETKALARWLGQWPKVLAQGFFYARPTFDYADVPVQERYAAL comes from the coding sequence ATGGATGCTCGCCACGCTACCGCTGCCGATCGCGAGGATGATGACGCCCGTGCGACGACGCGCACGAACAACACGATGCACACGCCGCGCCTGATGAACCAGCTTGAACAACGCGTGAGCGAAGGTCTTCTCGCCGGTGAATTCCGGCTCGCGTTTCAAGGCATCTACGATGTGCAGACAGGCAAGCTCGCACGCGTTGAAGCGCTGATCCGCTGGATGCATCCGGACTACGGCATGCTGTTGCCCGATGCGTTTCTCGTCGCGCTCGATCATCCCCTTGTTGCGTTGCAACTGACCTATCACGTGATCGATGGCGCGTGCCGGGCGGTGGCGCATGCGCAGCGCCAGGGGCAACGGGTGTGTCCAATCGCCGTCAATGTGCCGCCGCGCGTCGTTGCCGACGAGCACTTTCCCGCCACCGTGATGCAGATCGCGCGTCTGCATGGCGTCGAGCCCGATCTGCTCGAACTCGAACTCGTCGAAACGGAAGACTCGACTCGTCTGCTGGCTGCACCGCCGTTGACGAAGCCGTTGCGCGAAGCAGGCATGCGTCTCGCAATCGACGACTTCGGCACCGGCTATTCGTCGCTCGCGCTGCTGAGCACGATCGATGTCGATACGGTGAAGGTCGCGCGCGAAATGCTCGATGGCGTGCCGGACTGTCCGCGCGCATCAGCCGTCGCATCGGGCGTGCTGTCGATGCTCGAAAGGCTGAATGTCGCGGTAGTGGTGGAGGGCGTCGAAACGAAGGCGCTGGCGCGCTGGCTCGGGCAATGGCCGAAGGTGCTCGCGCAGGGCTTTTTCTACGCGCGCCCGACCTTCGATTACGCCGACGTTCCTGTTCAGGAGCGATACGCGGCGCTGTAG
- a CDS encoding MFS transporter, whose translation MASIEPTHATGRVDAVRPLEDRTLRKIVVASVAGNAMEWYDFFVYGTAAALVFGQLFFPAGADPLIGTLGAFAAFAMGFVARPLGGVVFGHIGDRYGRKASLVWTLLIMGIATFAIGLLPTYAQIGIWSPVALVVLRLLQGVASGGEWGGGVLMISESAPPEKRGYYAAWSQLGVGGGFVLSSAAFLAAQSLPHDAFISWGWRLPFLASIAIFAIGVYIRHSLPESRDFEQTEKRGEKTHMPVVEVIKRHPKEILMAMGLRVAENGGAYIFLAFSLVYGKFVGISSSVMLTGVMLAMVVEMGAMLAWGRLSDRIGRKPVYMIGAVGLVVMAFPFFWMLDTHQAPWIYLALILGTAVCHGAMIGTLPALVGELFSTEVRYSGVALGHEVASIFAGGMSPLIATALLASYHAYWPVSIFLMVLGAITVVTLRFTHETRAVR comes from the coding sequence ATGGCTTCCATCGAACCCACGCACGCGACCGGCCGCGTTGACGCTGTCCGGCCGCTTGAAGACAGGACGTTGCGCAAGATCGTCGTAGCGTCCGTCGCAGGCAACGCGATGGAATGGTACGACTTCTTCGTCTATGGCACGGCGGCCGCGCTCGTGTTCGGACAGTTGTTCTTTCCTGCGGGCGCCGATCCGTTGATCGGCACGCTCGGCGCATTTGCCGCGTTCGCCATGGGCTTCGTCGCGCGGCCGTTGGGCGGCGTCGTCTTTGGCCATATCGGCGACCGCTATGGACGCAAGGCTTCGCTCGTCTGGACGCTGCTCATCATGGGTATCGCGACGTTCGCGATCGGACTGCTGCCGACGTATGCGCAGATCGGTATCTGGTCGCCCGTGGCGCTCGTCGTATTGCGGCTGCTGCAAGGCGTTGCATCGGGTGGCGAATGGGGCGGCGGCGTATTGATGATCAGCGAAAGCGCACCGCCCGAAAAACGCGGCTATTACGCGGCGTGGAGCCAGTTGGGCGTGGGCGGCGGATTCGTGTTGTCGTCGGCTGCATTTCTCGCGGCGCAGTCGCTGCCGCACGATGCGTTCATCAGCTGGGGCTGGCGGCTGCCCTTTCTCGCGAGCATCGCGATCTTTGCTATTGGCGTCTATATCAGGCACAGCCTGCCGGAAAGCCGGGATTTCGAGCAGACCGAAAAGCGTGGAGAGAAAACCCATATGCCCGTCGTCGAGGTCATCAAGCGGCATCCGAAAGAGATCTTGATGGCGATGGGGCTGCGCGTAGCGGAAAACGGCGGCGCTTATATCTTTCTCGCGTTTTCGCTTGTGTATGGAAAGTTTGTGGGTATCTCCAGCTCGGTGATGTTGACGGGCGTCATGCTGGCGATGGTGGTCGAAATGGGCGCGATGCTGGCATGGGGACGTCTGTCCGATCGCATCGGTCGAAAGCCTGTGTACATGATCGGCGCGGTGGGATTGGTCGTGATGGCCTTTCCGTTCTTCTGGATGCTCGATACGCACCAGGCGCCGTGGATCTACCTGGCGCTGATTCTCGGCACAGCCGTTTGTCACGGCGCGATGATCGGTACGTTGCCCGCGCTTGTCGGTGAACTGTTCAGCACCGAAGTGCGCTATTCAGGCGTGGCGCTTGGACATGAAGTGGCGTCGATCTTCGCTGGCGGAATGTCGCCGCTGATCGCAACCGCGTTGCTTGCCAGTTATCACGCTTACTGGCCAGTTTCGATCTTCCTGATGGTGCTCGGCGCGATTACTGTTGTGACGCTCAGGTTTACGCATGAGACGCGTGCGGTTCGATGA
- a CDS encoding DUF4148 domain-containing protein: protein MKKLALLTVSIAALASTAFASSAFAQEKTRAEVRQELIQAEQNGSQFVTDTSYPEVSPIYQQQVAHQKAAQESEGAGMAGTHAAGTRMPATGANTGMSTCVGPVSYCSVYFGS from the coding sequence ATGAAAAAGCTTGCACTGTTGACTGTTTCGATCGCCGCACTCGCTTCGACGGCATTCGCATCGAGCGCATTTGCGCAGGAGAAGACGCGCGCCGAAGTCCGTCAGGAACTGATCCAGGCCGAGCAGAACGGCTCGCAGTTCGTGACCGACACGTCGTATCCCGAAGTCTCGCCCATCTATCAGCAACAGGTCGCTCACCAGAAGGCTGCGCAGGAAAGCGAAGGCGCCGGCATGGCGGGCACGCACGCCGCGGGAACGCGGATGCCCGCCACGGGCGCGAACACAGGCATGTCGACATGCGTCGGTCCCGTCAGTTATTGCTCGGTGTATTTCGGCAGTTGA
- the pgaA gene encoding poly-beta-1,6 N-acetyl-D-glucosamine export porin PgaA, with amino-acid sequence MKTKRSSRHKHAAVKATALLLVLLARDYCAAQPTTASESTGNVAAGHVAEGKVDTERDQLRKRIFAEAGAGAAQLALQEARASLDVFSDHDLFQIEALVVETEVHWGRQQSLASDEPDRLAQSNTALAHIDEMLARMPASDEFADVRRSVLVEKVAALQGVGRMKEATVLYEDLSRSNQPMPARTYAAAGDAYTYLDQPRKAAPAYERALQTPVEPLVPSVEPHALKRIDVQEGLFFAYLDSGRYDNAQQLLKEISASTPIRADLSDHPEDVNEDYGRVKKLQAQYLLYTDRTREGVAALDELRHEAPFDPALISARSDASLVQQRPHEAQKVYEGTLVDHPGDIETLAGLGRTALELGQYDRAADVNATFSDRFPDNNTVKTFQQDYAAYKSPQLIVAGNGQKGNSVLADENWGIDTQLYSMPLAEYWRVFAHQFSGRANTGDGNSVSRIRNGIGADFRFHGIDAAAEVDRSTGGQAKTGGAGSVSYAPDDRWRFSAGVDSNVNTLPWKAYQAGVTGRAATGGVRYSIDDYRYFDLTYGATRYSDTNFNQAWVGTWYERLINTPSHLVATWVELNTSSNTLANTAYFAPHRDMTAQLTAMYQWTSWRNADQSLANRAYATVGGYRQTDIGNSMLWEVRLEQQWQFNAHASLAYGIGLSSQRLDHTRETSKLIYLNLNIPL; translated from the coding sequence ATGAAAACGAAACGCTCTAGCCGACACAAGCACGCTGCAGTCAAGGCGACCGCCTTGCTGCTGGTGCTGCTTGCGCGCGACTACTGCGCCGCGCAGCCGACCACTGCGTCCGAAAGCACGGGGAACGTCGCAGCAGGACATGTTGCAGAAGGCAAGGTAGACACGGAGCGCGACCAGCTCCGCAAACGCATCTTTGCGGAAGCGGGCGCGGGAGCCGCGCAGCTTGCGCTGCAGGAAGCGCGTGCGAGCCTGGACGTGTTCTCCGATCACGACCTGTTCCAGATCGAAGCGCTCGTCGTCGAGACGGAGGTGCACTGGGGAAGGCAACAGTCGCTTGCTTCCGATGAACCCGACCGGCTCGCGCAGTCGAACACGGCGCTCGCGCATATCGACGAGATGCTGGCGCGCATGCCGGCATCGGATGAATTCGCGGACGTGCGCCGCTCGGTGCTCGTCGAAAAAGTCGCTGCATTGCAGGGCGTCGGCCGCATGAAGGAGGCGACGGTGCTCTACGAAGACCTGTCGCGCTCGAACCAGCCGATGCCCGCGCGCACCTACGCGGCAGCCGGCGATGCGTACACGTACCTCGATCAGCCGCGCAAAGCGGCGCCCGCTTACGAGCGTGCGTTGCAGACGCCCGTCGAGCCGCTCGTGCCGTCCGTCGAGCCGCACGCGTTGAAACGCATCGACGTGCAGGAGGGGCTCTTTTTCGCGTACCTCGATTCAGGCCGCTACGACAACGCGCAGCAGCTGCTCAAGGAAATTTCCGCCAGCACGCCGATTCGCGCGGATCTCTCCGACCACCCGGAAGACGTGAACGAAGACTATGGCCGTGTGAAGAAGCTGCAGGCGCAGTACCTGCTCTACACGGACCGCACGCGCGAAGGCGTCGCCGCGCTCGACGAACTGCGTCACGAGGCGCCGTTCGATCCCGCGCTGATCAGCGCGCGCTCGGATGCGTCGCTCGTGCAGCAGCGTCCGCACGAGGCGCAGAAGGTCTACGAAGGCACGCTCGTCGATCACCCCGGCGACATCGAAACGCTCGCGGGTCTGGGCCGCACGGCGCTCGAACTGGGTCAGTACGACCGCGCGGCCGACGTCAATGCAACCTTCAGCGACCGCTTTCCCGATAACAACACGGTCAAGACGTTCCAGCAGGATTACGCGGCATACAAGAGCCCGCAGTTGATCGTCGCCGGCAACGGGCAGAAGGGCAACTCGGTCCTCGCCGATGAAAACTGGGGCATCGACACGCAGCTGTACTCGATGCCGCTCGCCGAGTACTGGCGCGTGTTCGCGCATCAGTTCAGCGGCCGCGCAAACACGGGCGACGGCAACAGCGTGAGCCGCATCCGCAACGGCATCGGCGCGGACTTCCGCTTTCATGGCATCGACGCCGCGGCGGAAGTCGACCGCTCGACGGGCGGTCAGGCGAAAACAGGCGGCGCCGGCAGCGTGAGCTACGCACCCGACGACCGCTGGCGCTTTTCGGCAGGTGTCGACAGCAACGTCAACACGCTGCCGTGGAAAGCGTACCAGGCAGGCGTCACGGGCCGTGCGGCAACGGGTGGCGTGCGCTACAGCATCGACGATTACCGCTACTTCGATCTTACGTACGGCGCGACGCGCTATAGCGACACGAACTTCAACCAGGCGTGGGTCGGCACGTGGTACGAGCGTCTCATCAACACGCCGAGCCATCTCGTCGCGACGTGGGTGGAGTTGAACACGAGCAGCAACACGCTCGCGAACACCGCGTACTTCGCACCGCATCGCGACATGACGGCGCAACTCACGGCGATGTACCAGTGGACGTCGTGGCGCAACGCGGACCAGTCGCTTGCGAACCGCGCGTACGCGACGGTCGGCGGCTACCGACAAACGGATATCGGCAACAGCATGCTGTGGGAAGTGCGGCTTGAGCAGCAATGGCAATTCAACGCGCACGCATCGCTTGCGTATGGCATCGGCCTTTCCAGCCAGCGCCTCGATCACACGCGCGAGACCAGCAAGCTCATCTACCTGAACCTGAACATTCCTCTGTAG
- a CDS encoding aspartate/glutamate racemase family protein, protein MAVFDTVAQQLNLPRGSLHHEVRADLLAAAELARALTPDIERQTCDALLNLGRRADAVLLTCSTLGPCISVVSTDAPVPMIRVDDALAEEATRAGGKVIALCAVETTLAPTARIFTDAAKRSGAEVEIRLVQGAWRLFKAGEQDAYLAKIAAATEDAYLDGATIVALAQASMAGAAALLKRAMKPLTSPASGLVAAMNALHP, encoded by the coding sequence GTGGCGGTGTTCGACACAGTGGCACAGCAGTTGAATCTGCCACGGGGCTCGCTCCACCATGAAGTGCGCGCTGACCTCCTGGCAGCTGCAGAACTCGCTCGCGCGCTTACCCCGGACATCGAACGTCAGACTTGCGATGCTCTGTTGAACCTGGGGCGCCGTGCGGATGCAGTACTTCTCACATGTTCCACCCTAGGGCCCTGTATCTCGGTCGTATCGACCGATGCACCCGTCCCCATGATAAGAGTCGACGATGCATTGGCAGAAGAGGCGACGCGCGCTGGCGGCAAAGTGATTGCGCTATGCGCTGTTGAGACGACGCTAGCGCCGACTGCACGCATATTTACGGACGCTGCGAAGCGATCTGGGGCTGAGGTCGAGATCCGGCTGGTGCAGGGCGCCTGGCGGCTGTTCAAAGCGGGCGAACAGGATGCGTACCTCGCGAAGATCGCTGCCGCAACGGAAGACGCCTACCTGGACGGCGCCACCATTGTCGCCTTGGCTCAGGCATCCATGGCGGGCGCCGCAGCGTTATTGAAACGAGCGATGAAACCGCTCACCAGCCCGGCAAGCGGTCTCGTCGCCGCGATGAACGCCTTGCACCCATAA
- a CDS encoding TldD/PmbA family protein, whose protein sequence is MVESLLSRLPRALRTDADFWSVRIVNERTDDHVVRNDIAQPLRIVSDRGAMLVAWCGRGAGYAATADLSERGLQAALDIATQRAKACASVSLIDHTRIARPVESGTYESPAAAQTLPGRREWLERLQHECAAANIDSRIVERTAAVQLTHSEQTYLTSDGIRIDQHFRFMLPQISVTAHADGVTQVRTLGGDYGTLAQGGVDVLAHFGFDGAGARIADEALQLVAAPNCPSGRRDLLLMPDQMMLQIHESIGHPLELDRILGDERNFAGWSFVKREHFGSYRYGSALLNVTFDPDLREEAASYAFDDDGTRAKREYLIRDGVLMRPLGGALSQQRARLAGVANSRASSWNRPPIDRMANLNIEPGTSALEDMIDNIESGILMRTNTSWSIDDHRNKFQFGCEYGQLIENGKLTQVVRQPNYRGISASFWRSLVAVGNEATRGVYGTSMCGKGEPMQIIRVGHASPACVFSNVDVFGGA, encoded by the coding sequence ATGGTCGAATCCTTGTTGAGCCGCTTGCCGCGCGCGTTGCGTACTGACGCGGACTTCTGGTCGGTGCGTATCGTGAACGAACGGACCGACGATCACGTTGTACGCAACGACATCGCGCAACCGCTGCGCATCGTGAGCGATCGCGGCGCGATGCTGGTCGCGTGGTGCGGAAGGGGCGCGGGCTATGCCGCCACGGCGGATCTGTCGGAGCGTGGCCTGCAAGCCGCGCTCGATATCGCGACCCAACGCGCCAAGGCATGCGCATCCGTATCGCTGATCGATCACACGCGGATCGCTCGGCCCGTCGAAAGCGGCACCTATGAATCGCCCGCCGCCGCACAAACGCTGCCGGGCCGGCGCGAATGGCTGGAACGGCTGCAGCACGAATGCGCGGCAGCGAACATCGACAGCCGCATTGTCGAGCGTACTGCGGCCGTGCAGCTCACGCACAGCGAGCAGACGTATCTGACGAGCGACGGCATACGCATCGATCAGCACTTCCGCTTCATGCTGCCGCAGATTTCCGTGACGGCACACGCGGACGGCGTGACGCAGGTGCGCACGCTCGGCGGAGATTACGGCACGCTCGCGCAAGGTGGTGTGGACGTGCTCGCGCATTTCGGCTTCGACGGCGCGGGCGCGCGCATCGCAGATGAAGCGCTGCAACTGGTGGCCGCGCCGAACTGTCCGTCGGGTCGGCGCGATCTGCTGCTGATGCCCGATCAGATGATGTTGCAGATTCACGAATCGATCGGCCATCCGCTCGAGCTCGACCGCATTCTCGGCGACGAACGCAACTTCGCGGGCTGGAGCTTCGTCAAGCGCGAGCACTTCGGCTCGTATCGCTACGGCTCCGCGCTGCTGAACGTCACGTTCGATCCCGACCTGCGCGAAGAAGCCGCAAGCTATGCGTTCGATGACGACGGCACGCGCGCGAAACGCGAGTACCTGATTCGCGACGGCGTGCTGATGCGGCCGCTCGGCGGGGCGCTGTCGCAGCAGCGCGCGCGGCTTGCGGGCGTCGCGAATTCGCGTGCGTCGAGCTGGAACCGGCCGCCCATCGACCGCATGGCGAATCTCAACATCGAACCGGGAACCAGCGCGCTGGAAGACATGATCGACAACATCGAAAGCGGCATCCTGATGCGGACCAACACGTCATGGTCGATCGACGATCATCGCAACAAGTTTCAGTTCGGCTGCGAATACGGCCAGCTGATCGAGAACGGCAAGCTCACGCAAGTTGTGCGTCAGCCGAACTATCGCGGCATCTCGGCGAGCTTCTGGCGCAGCCTCGTGGCCGTCGGCAATGAAGCGACGCGCGGCGTGTACGGCACGTCGATGTGCGGCAAGGGCGAGCCGATGCAAATCATCCGCGTCGGCCATGCTTCGCCAGCATGCGTGTTCAGCAATGTCGACGTATTCGGAGGCGCATGA